A portion of the Mesobacillus jeotgali genome contains these proteins:
- a CDS encoding 3-hydroxyacyl-CoA dehydrogenase/enoyl-CoA hydratase family protein, translating into MRQIQKAAVLGSGVMGSGIAAHLANIGIPTLLLDIVPRELTEQEKAKGLTLDDKQVRNRISAGSLQKLLKQKPAPLASKKNLALIEAGNFEDDMQKLKDVDWVIEVVVENLDIKKKVFTDVDKYRKQGSIISSNTSGISVEAMAEGRSDDFRKHFLGTHFFNPPRYLKLLEVIPTKDTDPGVLAFVKQFGEDRLGKGVVEAKDTPNFIANRIGTYGLLVTVREMVKGGYSVGEVDSVTGPMIGRPKSATFRTLDVVGLDTFAHVAKNVYDQVEGEEKEVFEVPQFMKKMLENGWLGSKSGQGFFLKQGKEILELDPATLEYGPRKKLKTASTEMAKQEKGLANKMKALVYSKDRAGELLWNIFSPVLIYSADLMGTIADDIVAVDRAMKWGFGWEMGPFEAWDALGVEKAISKMEAEGKTVPAWVKEMVEKGFTSFYKEEEGKLSYYHNGEYVSIEENPKAINLKLLKKQKGVIKKNGGASLIDLGDGIALLEFHSHSNSIGPDILQMINFAIDEVEKNFKGLVIGNQGKNFSVGANLAMILMEAQDDNIWDLDMVVRQFQQTTMRIKYSSKPIVAAPFGMTLGGGAEMCLPAAQIQASMETYMGLVEAGVGLIPGGGGNKELYIKHLEGLPKGIDFDLQKVANKVFETIAMAKVSTSGEEARENNFLNEADGISVNSDHLLYDAKQAALNLYESGYKAPVRKKVPVTGEPGYATLLLGAQTMHLSGYISEHDLKIAKKLAYVISGGKVPYGTEVDEQYLLDLEREAFLSLVAEPKSQQRMQHMLVRGKPLRN; encoded by the coding sequence ATGCGACAAATTCAAAAGGCAGCGGTGCTTGGTTCAGGTGTCATGGGATCAGGAATTGCCGCACATCTGGCAAACATCGGAATCCCGACATTGCTGCTGGATATTGTACCTCGGGAATTAACGGAACAGGAAAAGGCAAAAGGCCTGACACTCGATGATAAGCAGGTGCGCAACCGGATCAGTGCAGGGTCACTCCAAAAATTACTGAAGCAGAAACCAGCACCTTTGGCCTCCAAGAAGAATCTTGCTTTGATTGAAGCGGGAAATTTTGAAGATGATATGCAAAAGCTCAAGGATGTTGACTGGGTTATAGAAGTCGTAGTTGAGAACCTTGACATCAAAAAGAAAGTTTTCACTGATGTAGATAAATACCGCAAGCAGGGAAGCATCATCAGTTCCAATACGTCCGGAATTTCAGTAGAGGCAATGGCTGAAGGACGTTCCGATGATTTCCGTAAACACTTCCTGGGAACACATTTCTTCAATCCGCCTCGCTATCTGAAGCTGCTTGAAGTAATCCCTACGAAAGATACAGATCCGGGTGTCCTTGCATTCGTAAAGCAGTTCGGCGAAGACCGGCTTGGAAAGGGTGTCGTTGAAGCGAAGGATACACCGAACTTCATTGCTAACAGGATCGGAACTTATGGATTGCTGGTAACCGTAAGGGAAATGGTGAAAGGCGGCTACAGTGTTGGTGAGGTTGATTCAGTTACCGGCCCGATGATTGGACGCCCTAAGAGTGCAACCTTCCGTACCTTAGATGTTGTCGGACTTGATACTTTCGCGCATGTTGCGAAAAATGTCTATGACCAGGTTGAAGGAGAAGAAAAGGAAGTTTTCGAAGTACCTCAATTTATGAAGAAAATGCTTGAGAATGGCTGGCTTGGCAGCAAGTCAGGTCAGGGCTTCTTCCTGAAGCAGGGCAAGGAAATCCTTGAACTTGACCCTGCAACACTTGAATACGGTCCACGCAAGAAATTAAAGACAGCGTCAACTGAAATGGCCAAACAGGAAAAAGGCCTGGCCAATAAAATGAAAGCGCTTGTTTATTCAAAGGACCGGGCTGGCGAGCTGTTATGGAATATTTTCAGTCCAGTACTTATTTACTCAGCTGACCTTATGGGCACGATTGCTGACGACATCGTTGCGGTTGACCGTGCAATGAAATGGGGCTTCGGCTGGGAAATGGGTCCATTTGAAGCATGGGATGCACTTGGTGTTGAAAAAGCGATTAGCAAAATGGAAGCAGAAGGCAAGACTGTCCCTGCATGGGTAAAAGAAATGGTCGAAAAAGGCTTCACTTCATTCTACAAAGAAGAGGAGGGCAAGCTGAGCTATTACCATAATGGGGAATACGTTTCGATAGAGGAAAATCCAAAGGCGATCAACCTGAAGCTTTTGAAAAAGCAAAAGGGTGTCATTAAAAAGAATGGCGGCGCCAGCCTGATCGACCTTGGAGACGGCATTGCGCTTCTGGAATTCCATTCTCACAGCAACTCAATCGGACCTGATATCCTGCAGATGATCAATTTCGCGATTGACGAAGTCGAAAAGAACTTCAAGGGTCTGGTTATCGGAAACCAGGGCAAGAACTTCTCAGTTGGTGCGAATCTGGCCATGATTCTTATGGAGGCACAAGACGATAACATTTGGGATCTTGATATGGTCGTTCGCCAATTCCAGCAGACGACTATGAGAATTAAATACAGCTCCAAACCAATAGTGGCTGCTCCTTTTGGAATGACACTTGGCGGCGGGGCCGAAATGTGCTTGCCGGCAGCCCAAATCCAGGCTTCGATGGAAACGTACATGGGACTTGTTGAAGCGGGCGTAGGTCTCATCCCTGGCGGAGGCGGAAACAAGGAGCTATACATCAAGCATCTTGAAGGCCTGCCAAAAGGCATCGATTTTGATCTGCAAAAGGTTGCGAACAAAGTATTCGAAACAATCGCGATGGCGAAAGTGTCTACTTCAGGCGAAGAAGCCAGAGAAAATAACTTCCTGAATGAAGCAGATGGCATCAGTGTCAACAGCGATCATTTGCTATATGACGCAAAACAGGCTGCCTTGAATTTATATGAAAGCGGTTATAAGGCACCTGTGAGAAAGAAAGTCCCTGTAACTGGCGAACCGGGATATGCAACCTTGCTTCTAGGTGCTCAAACCATGCATCTGTCAGGTTACATTTCTGAGCATGACCTGAAAATCGCCAAGAAACTTGCTTATGTTATCTCCGGCGGCAAAGTGCCATACGGAACAGAAGTAGATGAGCAATATTTGCTTGACCTTGAAAGAGAAGCGTTCCTTAGCCTGGTGGCTGAACCGAAATCACAGCAGCGTATGCAGCATATGCTCGTAAGAGGCAAGCCATTGCGCAACTAA
- a CDS encoding thioredoxin family protein, with product MEDWSKTDIEAFSEEKQTGYLYFYTPMCGTCQVASKMLSVVEQLLPDLPSGKADLNYLPEMAERFEIESVPCLIVFSDGEIQEKIYAFQSVPYLFEKLKELSEQL from the coding sequence ATGGAAGACTGGTCCAAAACAGATATCGAAGCATTTAGTGAAGAAAAGCAAACAGGGTATCTATACTTTTATACACCCATGTGCGGAACATGTCAGGTAGCCAGCAAAATGCTGTCGGTAGTGGAACAGCTCCTGCCTGACCTGCCATCCGGGAAAGCCGACTTGAACTACCTTCCAGAAATGGCAGAACGATTTGAAATTGAAAGTGTCCCATGTCTGATTGTCTTTAGTGATGGAGAGATACAAGAAAAGATCTATGCCTTTCAATCTGTTCCGTATCTATTTGAAAAACTGAAAGAATTGAGTGAACAATTATAA
- a CDS encoding acyl-CoA dehydrogenase family protein, with protein sequence MSNQTEKLVKGGSFLIEDVSYDHVFTPEDYTDEHKMIAKTTEDFVTNEVLPQVEYIEQHEFDRTVKLLKEAGELGLLGADVPEEYGGLSLDKISSALIAEKMAVAGGFSISHGAHVGIGSLPIVLFGNEDQKQKYLPALATGEKLAAYALTEPGSGSDALGAKTTAKLNAEGTHYVLNGEKQWITNAGFADVFVVYAKIDGEQFTAFIVEREYPGVSVGAEEKKMGIKSSSTRTLILEDAQVPVENLLGEAGKGHLIAFNILNIGRYKLGVGATGGAKQAFGLTVKYANQRQQFKTPISQFNLTKEKLATMASKIYATESSVYRTVGLFEERMNQLTEEEINNGKAVADSIAEYAIECSMNKVFATETLDYVVDEGVQIHGGYGFMQEYEIERAYRDSRINRIFEGTNEINRLLVPGTFLRKAMKGELPLLQKAQQLQEELMMLMPEEPGDEPLAQEKYLVKNAKKIGLLAAGLAAQKFGKALEKEQEILVNIADIISNAYSMESAVLRTEKAIAKDGVEKSKQKLLYTQIFCQEAFNEIERDAKETLVATEEGDALRMLTSALRKFTRHTPINVIAKKRQAAEKLIEAERFVV encoded by the coding sequence ATGAGTAACCAAACAGAAAAGCTTGTAAAAGGCGGAAGCTTCTTAATCGAAGATGTGTCATATGACCATGTTTTCACTCCAGAGGATTACACTGATGAGCATAAAATGATCGCAAAAACGACTGAGGATTTCGTAACAAATGAAGTATTGCCTCAGGTTGAATACATCGAACAGCATGAATTTGACCGCACGGTTAAACTATTGAAAGAAGCGGGAGAACTTGGCCTTCTTGGAGCGGATGTTCCTGAAGAATATGGCGGGCTGAGTCTGGATAAAATCAGTTCAGCTTTGATCGCTGAAAAAATGGCAGTAGCAGGCGGCTTCTCCATTTCACATGGCGCCCACGTGGGAATTGGTTCACTGCCGATCGTGCTTTTCGGAAATGAAGACCAAAAGCAAAAATATCTTCCTGCTTTAGCTACAGGTGAAAAGCTTGCTGCATACGCACTCACTGAGCCGGGGTCAGGTTCAGATGCTTTAGGTGCAAAAACCACAGCGAAGCTGAACGCTGAAGGAACTCACTACGTTCTTAATGGCGAAAAGCAATGGATCACAAATGCTGGCTTCGCAGATGTATTCGTCGTTTACGCTAAAATTGATGGTGAACAGTTCACAGCCTTCATCGTAGAAAGAGAATACCCTGGTGTATCAGTGGGAGCCGAAGAAAAGAAAATGGGTATCAAGAGTTCATCTACACGTACCTTGATCCTTGAGGATGCTCAAGTTCCAGTAGAAAACCTTTTGGGTGAAGCAGGAAAAGGCCATTTGATCGCCTTCAATATCCTGAACATCGGACGTTATAAGTTAGGTGTGGGTGCTACTGGCGGAGCCAAGCAAGCATTCGGACTGACTGTGAAGTATGCTAATCAGCGCCAGCAGTTCAAAACACCGATATCCCAGTTCAACCTTACTAAAGAGAAGCTGGCGACAATGGCATCTAAAATTTATGCAACTGAAAGTTCAGTTTATCGTACAGTAGGTTTATTTGAAGAAAGAATGAACCAGCTGACTGAGGAAGAAATCAACAACGGTAAAGCCGTTGCTGATTCAATTGCAGAGTACGCGATCGAATGCTCCATGAATAAAGTTTTCGCGACTGAAACACTTGATTACGTGGTCGATGAAGGCGTACAGATCCACGGTGGTTACGGATTCATGCAAGAATACGAAATTGAAAGAGCATACCGTGATTCAAGGATTAACCGTATTTTCGAGGGCACGAATGAAATCAACCGCTTGTTGGTTCCAGGAACATTCCTCCGCAAAGCAATGAAGGGCGAACTGCCTTTACTGCAAAAAGCACAGCAGCTTCAGGAAGAGCTAATGATGCTAATGCCAGAGGAGCCAGGCGATGAGCCTCTTGCACAGGAAAAGTACCTCGTTAAAAACGCGAAGAAAATCGGCTTGCTGGCAGCTGGATTGGCTGCACAGAAGTTCGGAAAAGCTTTGGAAAAAGAGCAGGAGATCCTTGTTAACATTGCGGATATCATCTCAAATGCATATTCCATGGAATCTGCAGTGCTACGTACTGAAAAAGCAATCGCTAAGGATGGAGTGGAAAAGAGCAAGCAAAAGCTTCTATACACTCAAATCTTCTGCCAGGAAGCATTCAATGAAATCGAGCGTGACGCTAAGGAAACACTTGTGGCAACAGAAGAAGGCGATGCTCTTCGTATGCTGACTTCCGCTTTGCGCAAGTTCACAAGACATACTCCGATCAATGTCATCGCGAAAAAGCGTCAAGCTGCTGAAAAGCTGATTGAAGCAGAACGTTTTGTCGTATAA
- a CDS encoding IS1182 family transposase, with protein MLSKNNPIQRDQLEMVALDQLVPQDHLVRKMEAALDFSFIYDLVKDVYSEVGRPSIDPVILIKLSFIQYTFGIRSMRQTIAEVETNMAYRWFLGYGFHDKVPHFSTFGKNYERRFKDTDLFEQIFYRILKTAADKKLISAEHVFIDSTHVKASANKNKFQKKVVRKETRVYQEKLQEEINQDREDHGKKPFPPDKFEKEETKEIKESTTDPESGYYVKDERTKQFAYSFHAASDRNGFVLGTIVTPGNTHDSLILEPMVEQVIEKVGKPNAVAADAAYKTPAITKFLMENEMTPALPYTRPRTKDGFFRKYEYVYDEFFDCYLCPAGEVLKYSTTTKEGYREYKSPKQICATCPFLGQCTESKDHQKVVTRHIWQEYVEEADHLRHTPEVKQIYAKRKETIERVFADAKEKHGMRWTTLRGLKKLSMQAMLTFAALNLKKMANWTWRSPKMA; from the coding sequence ATGCTTTCGAAAAATAATCCAATCCAACGAGATCAATTAGAGATGGTTGCTTTAGACCAACTGGTTCCTCAGGACCATTTAGTCCGTAAGATGGAAGCAGCCCTTGATTTTTCTTTCATCTATGATTTGGTGAAGGATGTGTATTCCGAAGTAGGTCGCCCAAGCATTGACCCTGTGATTCTAATTAAGCTCAGCTTCATTCAATATACCTTTGGCATCCGCTCCATGCGCCAGACCATTGCCGAAGTAGAAACGAACATGGCCTACCGCTGGTTTTTGGGTTATGGATTCCATGATAAAGTGCCCCATTTCTCCACCTTCGGGAAGAATTACGAACGCCGTTTTAAAGACACCGATTTGTTTGAACAGATCTTCTATCGAATTCTTAAGACCGCAGCGGATAAGAAACTTATTAGTGCTGAACATGTCTTTATTGATTCAACCCATGTAAAAGCAAGTGCGAATAAGAATAAATTCCAGAAGAAAGTGGTGCGAAAGGAAACACGGGTGTATCAAGAGAAACTCCAGGAAGAGATCAATCAGGATCGAGAAGACCACGGGAAGAAACCTTTTCCTCCCGATAAATTCGAGAAGGAAGAAACGAAGGAAATCAAGGAAAGCACGACCGATCCTGAGAGTGGATACTACGTCAAGGACGAGCGAACAAAGCAGTTTGCCTACTCTTTCCATGCGGCATCAGATCGGAATGGATTTGTTTTGGGAACCATCGTGACACCTGGGAATACGCATGACAGCCTGATCCTTGAGCCAATGGTAGAACAAGTGATAGAGAAAGTTGGAAAGCCTAATGCCGTTGCGGCAGATGCAGCCTATAAAACTCCAGCTATTACGAAGTTTCTGATGGAAAACGAAATGACCCCTGCTTTGCCTTATACCCGACCACGGACGAAGGATGGCTTTTTCCGCAAATATGAATATGTGTATGACGAATTTTTCGACTGTTACTTGTGTCCTGCCGGTGAGGTCCTAAAGTATTCGACCACAACGAAAGAGGGATATCGTGAATATAAATCCCCCAAACAGATCTGCGCAACCTGCCCGTTTTTAGGGCAATGCACAGAAAGCAAAGACCACCAAAAGGTGGTAACGCGCCATATCTGGCAGGAGTATGTGGAAGAGGCGGATCACTTAAGGCATACACCAGAAGTAAAACAAATCTATGCGAAGCGCAAGGAAACCATTGAGCGTGTATTCGCAGATGCAAAAGAAAAGCATGGCATGCGTTGGACAACCCTGAGGGGGCTTAAAAAATTGTCGATGCAGGCGATGCTTACTTTCGCTGCCTTGAACCTGAAGAAGATGGCCAACTGGACATGGAGAAGTCCAAAAATGGCCTAA
- a CDS encoding arsenate reductase family protein encodes MEKTFYWYPKCGTCRNAKKWLDQHEVAYKEVHIVENPPSQPQLEEMLEKSGLEIKKFFNTSGQKYRELGMKDKIKTASNSELLELLASDGMLIKRPLMTDGEKVTVGFKEDEYEKAWL; translated from the coding sequence ATGGAAAAGACGTTTTATTGGTACCCTAAATGTGGTACATGCAGGAATGCAAAGAAATGGCTGGACCAGCATGAAGTGGCCTATAAAGAAGTACATATTGTTGAAAATCCGCCATCCCAACCACAGCTTGAAGAGATGCTTGAGAAAAGCGGACTTGAGATCAAGAAATTTTTCAATACCAGCGGCCAAAAGTATCGAGAGCTTGGGATGAAAGATAAAATCAAGACAGCATCCAATAGTGAGTTGCTGGAACTCCTGGCATCTGACGGTATGCTCATCAAACGTCCTCTGATGACTGATGGCGAAAAGGTAACCGTTGGCTTCAAAGAAGACGAGTATGAAAAGGCCTGGCTGTAA
- the gcvH gene encoding glycine cleavage system protein GcvH, producing MNTPKDLRYSAEHEWVKVEGEKVRIGITDFAQSELGDIVFVELPEVGDEITLDQPFGSVESVKTVSELYAPVSGKVVEINEELNDSPEFVNESPYEKAWMITVELSDSSEVEKLMTSEKYEEMIKE from the coding sequence ATGAATACACCAAAAGATTTGCGTTATTCTGCGGAACACGAATGGGTAAAAGTTGAAGGAGAAAAGGTTCGTATTGGCATTACTGATTTTGCACAATCAGAGCTTGGCGACATCGTGTTCGTCGAACTTCCAGAAGTGGGAGACGAAATCACGCTTGATCAGCCTTTCGGAAGTGTTGAATCAGTTAAAACAGTTTCCGAACTATATGCCCCAGTAAGCGGCAAAGTAGTGGAAATCAACGAAGAGCTGAACGACAGTCCGGAATTCGTTAACGAATCTCCATATGAAAAAGCGTGGATGATTACAGTTGAACTATCAGACAGCAGTGAAGTAGAAAAACTTATGACATCTGAGAAATACGAAGAAATGATTAAAGAATAA
- a CDS encoding proline dehydrogenase family protein translates to MEQLMRNFFLFLSKNKFFTKMAKRYGLRLGAKRFVSGETVEQAVEVIKELNHKNLAATVDYLGEFVDNEREANERAESSIAMIKAIGREKLDAQLSVKMTSLGFDISEKVVMNNMRRIMDTAKENNVFVTIDMEDYERCQKTLDIFKQLKSEYDNIGTVIQAYLYRTEKDIEDLNQYSPNLRLVKGAYKESPEVAFPEKKDVDENFKKIIKMHLMNGNYTAVASHDDNIINFTKEFAKANNIPKSQFEFQMLFGIMPERQLQLAEEGYTMRVYVPFGTDWYGYFMRRLAERPANVAFVLKGMLKK, encoded by the coding sequence ATGGAACAATTAATGAGGAACTTCTTTCTTTTTCTATCGAAAAATAAATTCTTTACCAAAATGGCAAAGCGATACGGCCTTCGATTAGGAGCGAAACGCTTTGTTTCAGGCGAAACGGTCGAACAGGCAGTGGAAGTCATCAAGGAACTTAATCATAAGAACCTTGCAGCAACTGTCGACTATCTTGGCGAATTCGTGGACAATGAAAGAGAAGCAAACGAAAGAGCTGAAAGTTCAATTGCGATGATAAAAGCGATTGGCCGTGAAAAATTGGATGCGCAGTTAAGTGTCAAGATGACATCGCTCGGTTTTGACATTTCTGAAAAAGTCGTCATGAACAATATGCGCAGAATCATGGATACAGCCAAAGAAAATAATGTGTTTGTGACCATCGATATGGAGGATTACGAACGCTGCCAGAAGACGCTGGATATTTTCAAGCAGCTTAAGTCTGAATACGATAATATCGGCACGGTCATTCAGGCCTACTTGTACAGGACAGAAAAAGATATCGAGGATCTGAATCAATATTCTCCTAATCTCCGTCTAGTAAAGGGAGCTTATAAAGAGTCACCGGAAGTAGCTTTCCCTGAGAAAAAGGATGTCGATGAAAACTTCAAGAAAATCATCAAGATGCATCTGATGAATGGGAATTATACTGCAGTTGCCTCACACGATGACAATATCATCAACTTCACAAAGGAATTTGCAAAAGCAAATAATATCCCGAAAAGCCAGTTCGAGTTCCAGATGCTATTTGGAATCATGCCGGAAAGGCAGCTCCAGCTTGCGGAGGAAGGCTATACAATGCGTGTTTATGTGCCTTTCGGAACAGACTGGTACGGCTATTTCATGCGCCGCCTTGCAGAACGCCCTGCAAACGTAGCATTTGTTTTAAAAGGAATGCTGAAAAAATAA
- a CDS encoding toprim domain-containing protein, whose product MAMDENHKVIIVEGSSDKKKVQTVLKEPVEIICTNGTIGVSKLDELIDSLFDKDVYILVDADASGEKLRKQFKREFPEASHLYIDRMYREVATAPENHLATVLIGANIDVHAEYLEKG is encoded by the coding sequence ATGGCGATGGACGAAAATCACAAGGTGATCATAGTAGAGGGTTCGTCAGATAAAAAGAAAGTACAGACCGTGCTAAAGGAACCTGTGGAAATCATTTGTACGAATGGTACGATTGGCGTTTCAAAGCTTGATGAGCTGATTGATTCGCTTTTTGATAAAGATGTTTATATCCTGGTGGATGCAGATGCATCAGGGGAAAAGCTGAGGAAGCAATTCAAAAGGGAATTTCCTGAAGCAAGCCATCTATACATTGACAGAATGTACCGGGAAGTGGCGACAGCACCGGAAAATCATCTTGCTACAGTTCTAATCGGAGCAAATATAGATGTTCATGCAGAGTACTTAGAAAAAGGATGA
- a CDS encoding YusG family protein, with protein sequence MLFVKLLHFSITSFHQFGQTNVNDYLKRVKIMTLNQQKLDVTDRVTGKLENGQIQLYIENEPIGQIKLPEDIKLELEHHYVAEQNKIYQHVSVPDQSEARYTDCDEGGWC encoded by the coding sequence TTGCTCTTTGTAAAACTCCTTCATTTTTCCATCACTTCATTCCATCAGTTCGGACAAACTAATGTTAACGACTATTTAAAAAGGGTGAAAATCATGACACTGAACCAGCAAAAACTTGATGTCACAGACAGGGTGACAGGAAAACTGGAGAATGGACAGATTCAGCTTTACATCGAGAATGAACCTATTGGACAAATCAAGCTTCCTGAAGACATCAAGCTGGAACTGGAGCATCACTACGTAGCAGAACAGAATAAGATTTACCAGCATGTATCAGTGCCTGACCAATCAGAGGCTCGGTACACTGATTGTGACGAAGGCGGCTGGTGTTAA
- a CDS encoding spore coat protein, whose translation MNQNQNQQKIQNPETQVQKTPQMNERDFINDILTTEKYMTDAYTQALHEVSHDELYQDVLAIYTETANAQRSLYNLMFKKGWYAVEAAEAQKLQQSHQQFQGYTNQFPYGGQQIQ comes from the coding sequence ATGAATCAGAACCAGAATCAGCAAAAAATCCAAAACCCAGAAACACAGGTCCAAAAAACACCGCAAATGAACGAACGAGATTTCATCAATGATATTCTAACGACCGAAAAATATATGACCGATGCGTACACCCAGGCACTTCATGAAGTCAGCCACGACGAACTGTACCAGGATGTACTTGCCATCTACACAGAGACAGCAAACGCACAGCGGAGCCTTTACAACCTGATGTTCAAAAAAGGCTGGTATGCAGTAGAAGCAGCCGAAGCGCAAAAGCTGCAGCAATCACACCAGCAGTTCCAGGGGTATACCAACCAATTCCCTTATGGCGGGCAACAGATTCAATAA
- a CDS encoding YuzL family protein has product MARLKKDPSKAGVSAASVKGNAGPSMGQGGERKQNSQNSQYKK; this is encoded by the coding sequence ATGGCAAGATTAAAAAAGGATCCTTCAAAAGCTGGTGTCAGCGCTGCAAGTGTGAAAGGAAATGCCGGCCCTTCAATGGGACAGGGCGGGGAAAGAAAGCAAAACAGCCAGAACAGTCAGTACAAAAAATAA
- a CDS encoding DUF2573 family protein codes for MNNEIAEQINGLLEKYTELLVGEASSENIDKVKTWIMYSHIAKSMPPLAKHWNAEYPEAREQIKNVIAEVKEMNELNRQKQ; via the coding sequence ATGAATAACGAAATTGCTGAGCAAATCAATGGTTTGCTTGAAAAATACACCGAGTTGCTCGTTGGCGAAGCATCTTCCGAGAATATCGATAAAGTTAAAACCTGGATCATGTACAGCCATATCGCCAAGTCAATGCCACCACTCGCTAAGCACTGGAACGCTGAATACCCAGAGGCCCGGGAACAGATCAAGAATGTGATAGCAGAAGTCAAAGAAATGAATGAGCTGAACCGGCAGAAACAATGA
- a CDS encoding acetyl-CoA C-acetyltransferase: MREAVIVAGARTPVGKAKKGTLANVRPDDLGALVVRETLKRAGNYEGNIDDLIIGCAMPEAEQGLNMARNIGALAGLSHEVPAITINRYCSSGLQAIANASERIMLGHADTIIAGGAESMSLVPMMGHVVRPNSKLAETAPQYYMGMGHTAEEVAKKYGISREEQDAFAVRSHQRAAKAIQEGKFDEEIVPVDVTLRSVGKDNKLVEKTIQFKQDEGVRPDTNIETLAKLRPAFNIKGTVTAGNSSQTSDGAAAVMVMDREKAESLGLKPLAKFRSFALGGVPPEIMGIGPVVAIPKALKLAGLQVSDIGVFELNEAFASQSIQVIHELALDEDKVNVNGGAIALGHPLGTTGAKLTLTVIHEMKRRNEQFGVVTMCIGGGMGAAGVFELL; this comes from the coding sequence ATGAGAGAAGCGGTAATCGTAGCCGGAGCCCGGACACCGGTCGGAAAAGCAAAAAAAGGAACTCTTGCTAACGTTCGGCCCGATGATCTTGGAGCTCTTGTAGTAAGAGAAACCCTTAAAAGAGCAGGGAATTATGAAGGGAATATTGATGATTTAATCATCGGCTGTGCAATGCCGGAAGCAGAGCAGGGCTTGAATATGGCGCGTAATATTGGTGCACTTGCTGGATTGTCACACGAAGTACCTGCAATTACCATCAACCGTTATTGTTCATCTGGCCTTCAGGCTATTGCCAATGCATCCGAAAGAATCATGCTTGGCCACGCGGATACCATCATCGCAGGAGGAGCAGAGTCAATGAGCCTGGTACCGATGATGGGTCATGTGGTCCGCCCTAACTCGAAGCTGGCAGAGACAGCTCCGCAATATTATATGGGAATGGGCCATACAGCAGAGGAAGTTGCCAAAAAGTACGGCATCTCCCGCGAAGAGCAGGATGCATTTGCAGTCAGAAGTCATCAGCGCGCCGCAAAGGCTATTCAGGAGGGCAAATTCGATGAAGAAATCGTGCCTGTCGATGTAACTCTCCGTTCAGTAGGGAAAGACAACAAGCTTGTCGAAAAGACCATTCAATTCAAACAGGATGAAGGCGTGCGGCCTGATACGAATATTGAAACTCTTGCGAAACTTCGCCCGGCTTTCAATATTAAAGGCACAGTTACTGCCGGAAACTCTTCTCAAACAAGTGACGGTGCAGCTGCTGTCATGGTCATGGACCGCGAAAAAGCAGAATCTCTTGGATTAAAGCCGCTTGCCAAGTTCAGGTCATTCGCACTTGGCGGCGTACCGCCGGAAATTATGGGAATCGGTCCTGTAGTAGCCATTCCTAAAGCTTTGAAACTTGCAGGCCTTCAGGTTTCTGATATTGGTGTATTCGAACTGAATGAAGCATTCGCTTCACAATCAATCCAGGTAATCCATGAGCTCGCCCTCGACGAAGATAAAGTCAATGTAAACGGCGGAGCAATTGCTTTAGGCCACCCGCTGGGAACGACTGGTGCGAAGCTTACTTTGACAGTCATCCACGAAATGAAACGAAGAAACGAGCAATTTGGCGTAGTCACAATGTGTATCGGCGGCGGCATGGGTGCTGCCGGAGTGTTTGAATTATTATAA